Proteins co-encoded in one Nonlabens agnitus genomic window:
- the rfbA gene encoding glucose-1-phosphate thymidylyltransferase RfbA, whose product MKGIILAGGSGTRLHPLTKVVSKQLLPVYDKPMIYYPLSTLMSAGIREILFITTPKDAHLFKELLGDGTAYGCTFSYAQQTDPNGLAEAFIIGESFIGADKVALILGDNIFYGSGLSQILQQNQNPDGGTVFAYHVQDPERYGVVEFDENKTAISIEEKPEVAKSSYAIPGIYFYDNSVVEIAKNLKPSGRGELEITDVNKAYLKEGKLQVQILDKGIAWLDTGTFDSLMQASQFVEVIEQRQGLKIGSIEATAFEMGYIDSQQLDGLMQPLLKSGYGTNLKDLFS is encoded by the coding sequence ATGAAAGGAATCATTCTTGCTGGAGGCTCAGGAACCCGATTGCACCCTTTGACCAAAGTTGTGTCAAAGCAATTATTGCCGGTCTATGATAAGCCCATGATCTATTATCCTTTATCCACACTGATGTCTGCTGGAATACGTGAAATTCTCTTCATCACTACTCCTAAAGACGCTCACTTGTTTAAGGAGTTGTTAGGCGACGGCACCGCCTACGGCTGCACCTTTTCTTATGCGCAGCAAACAGATCCCAACGGACTTGCCGAGGCATTTATCATAGGAGAATCGTTTATAGGAGCTGATAAAGTGGCTCTAATATTAGGAGATAATATATTTTACGGTTCTGGATTGTCGCAGATCTTACAGCAAAACCAAAATCCGGACGGCGGTACTGTATTTGCCTACCACGTTCAAGATCCAGAACGTTATGGTGTGGTAGAGTTTGACGAAAATAAAACGGCTATATCCATAGAAGAAAAACCTGAGGTTGCCAAGTCCTCTTATGCTATTCCGGGTATTTATTTTTACGACAACAGTGTGGTTGAAATTGCAAAAAACCTCAAACCTAGTGGGCGTGGCGAGCTTGAGATCACTGATGTCAATAAAGCGTATCTCAAGGAAGGAAAGCTGCAGGTTCAAATTTTAGATAAAGGAATCGCCTGGCTGGATACGGGAACTTTTGATTCGCTCATGCAGGCCTCACAATTTGTAGAGGTCATCGAGCAGCGCCAGGGATTGAAGATAGGATCCATTGAGGCAACCGCGTTTGAGATGGGATATATTGACAGCCAGCAGCTTGATGGATTGATGCAGCCACTTTTAAAAAGTGGTTATGGCACTAACCTGAAAGATTTGTTTTCATGA
- the rfbC gene encoding dTDP-4-dehydrorhamnose 3,5-epimerase has translation MIVTETYLNGCFIIEPQIHKDERGYFMESFNKKKFEAGIGREVSFVQDNEARSSYGVIRGLHFQKEPYAQAKLVRVIDGTVLDVAVDLRKESPTYGKHFSIELSAENKKQLFVPRGFAHGYSVLSETALFSYKCDNLYHKESEDGILFDDVHLNIDWKIDKEYQIISEKDRMQQSFSEFEVESLASNSIKQES, from the coding sequence ATGATCGTGACTGAAACCTATTTGAACGGCTGTTTTATTATTGAGCCACAGATTCATAAAGATGAGCGTGGCTATTTTATGGAAAGTTTCAACAAAAAAAAGTTTGAAGCAGGTATAGGTAGAGAGGTTTCCTTTGTGCAGGATAATGAAGCCCGATCCTCTTATGGAGTGATTAGAGGTCTTCATTTTCAAAAAGAGCCTTATGCACAAGCTAAATTAGTACGAGTTATTGACGGAACTGTTTTGGATGTTGCGGTTGATTTACGGAAAGAATCACCGACTTATGGAAAACACTTCTCGATTGAGTTATCTGCAGAGAATAAAAAACAGCTTTTTGTACCTAGAGGATTTGCCCATGGATATTCAGTACTTTCAGAAACCGCCTTGTTTTCCTATAAATGTGATAATTTATATCATAAGGAGAGTGAGGATGGTATACTGTTCGACGATGTCCATTTAAATATTGATTGGAAAATCGATAAAGAGTATCAAATCATAAGTGAGAAAGACAGGATGCAGCAATCCTTTTCAGAATTTGAAGTTGAATCTTTAGCTTCAAATTCCATTAAACAAGAATCTTAA
- the rfbB gene encoding dTDP-glucose 4,6-dehydratase translates to MKQKVHKTILLTGGAGFIGSHVVRLFVTKYANYKIINLDALTYAGNLENLSDVAQQENYSFIHGDITDAALLDSIFQEHQITHVIHLAAESHVDRSINDPLQFVKTNVIGTVQLLEACRKYWASDGDHLFYHVSTDEVYGSLGQTGLFTESTAYDPNSPYSASKASSDHFVRAYGETYGMPYIISNCSNNYGPHHFPEKLIPLFIKNILEEQPLPVYGDGNYTRDWLYVVDHAKAIDLAFHEGIPGETYNIGGHNEWRNIDLVHLLCDLMDDKLDRPIGSSRALISFVKDRPGHDLRYAIDATKIGNDLGWKPSVTFEEGLNKTLDWYLSHPSYLKTPAS, encoded by the coding sequence ATGAAACAAAAAGTTCACAAAACAATTCTCTTGACCGGAGGCGCTGGTTTTATAGGGAGTCATGTGGTACGACTATTTGTTACTAAATACGCTAATTACAAGATCATCAATCTAGATGCGCTTACCTATGCCGGTAATCTTGAAAACCTAAGTGACGTTGCTCAACAAGAGAACTACAGCTTTATCCACGGTGACATCACTGATGCTGCACTGTTAGACAGCATATTTCAAGAACATCAAATCACCCATGTCATTCATCTAGCAGCAGAATCACATGTGGACCGTTCCATTAATGACCCTTTGCAGTTTGTTAAGACGAATGTTATTGGGACCGTCCAACTTCTAGAGGCTTGTCGTAAATATTGGGCGTCAGATGGTGATCATTTATTCTACCATGTAAGTACAGATGAAGTCTATGGAAGTCTTGGTCAGACTGGTTTATTTACTGAATCTACAGCATACGATCCTAATTCGCCTTATAGTGCGTCAAAGGCCAGCAGTGATCATTTTGTAAGAGCTTATGGGGAAACTTATGGAATGCCCTATATCATTTCCAATTGTTCCAATAATTACGGGCCCCATCATTTTCCTGAAAAGTTGATTCCGCTATTCATTAAGAATATCTTGGAGGAACAACCACTACCAGTCTATGGTGACGGTAACTACACTAGGGACTGGCTTTATGTCGTTGATCATGCAAAGGCTATCGACTTGGCTTTTCATGAGGGAATCCCAGGAGAAACCTATAACATCGGTGGGCATAATGAGTGGAGAAATATTGATCTGGTCCATTTATTATGTGATCTTATGGATGATAAACTGGATCGTCCCATTGGCAGCTCGAGAGCCTTGATCAGCTTTGTTAAAGACCGTCCTGGTCACGATTTGAGATATGCAATTGATGCGACAAAAATTGGTAACGATTTAGGTTGGAAGCCTAGTGTCACCTTTGAGGAAGGTTTGAATAAAACGCTGGATTGGTATCTGTCACATCCATCTTATTTGAAAACGCCAGCTTCATAG
- a CDS encoding DUF885 domain-containing protein, whose protein sequence is MRKTVFLAIILILGSCKNDNDSHAFAKAEQLKISQEFNNWLEAQFQKDLARDPEMQTQMGIKTDYGKWTDISSARDLEDKELAESRLKYLTKEVEEQALEGQDLLSYRLYKREQEQKIADYDYRLYSYPVNQMHGMQSEVPAFLINMHQIASESDALAYIERLKGIQPLFEELTNNLSLRETNGILLPRFVFEKVLKDSRNVITGAPFSDFGDKSTLAADFDEKINKLDLDAQRKEELKAMADEALLQYVMPAYENLITFLTDQQQRATGEDGAWKFPKGAEFYQHALNRTTTTSMTADEIHELGLKEVERIHNEMREIMKQVKFEGTLQDFFKFMRDDDQFYYPDTDAGKKRYLSEAKTKINAMKAKLPELFHTLPEADIIVKAVEPFRESSAGKAFYQQPATDGSRPGTYYANLYDMKAMPTYQMDALAYHEGIPGHHMQIAIAQELDSIPEFRKHSFYTAYVEGWGLYSELIPKEIGFYKDPYSDFGRLAMELWRACRLVVDTGIHSKKWSREEGIEYYMANTPNAESDAIKMVERHIIMPSQATAYKVGMNKILQLRAKALDALGEDFDIKDFHDVVLTNGSLPLSILEELVDEYIENTK, encoded by the coding sequence ATGAGAAAGACGGTATTTCTGGCGATCATTCTAATCTTAGGTTCTTGTAAGAATGATAATGATAGTCACGCTTTCGCGAAAGCGGAACAACTTAAAATCTCCCAAGAGTTCAATAACTGGCTGGAAGCACAATTCCAAAAAGACCTTGCAAGAGATCCAGAAATGCAAACCCAGATGGGTATCAAAACGGATTATGGCAAGTGGACCGATATCTCAAGTGCCAGAGATCTAGAGGATAAAGAATTAGCAGAATCCCGACTCAAATATTTGACTAAGGAAGTTGAAGAACAGGCACTGGAAGGTCAGGACCTTTTGAGTTATCGATTGTATAAGCGCGAACAGGAACAAAAAATAGCAGATTATGACTATCGCTTGTACAGCTATCCTGTCAACCAGATGCATGGTATGCAGTCTGAAGTACCGGCATTTTTGATCAACATGCATCAAATCGCCAGTGAGTCTGATGCACTGGCATACATTGAGCGTTTGAAAGGTATCCAGCCGCTGTTTGAGGAGTTGACCAACAACCTGTCGTTACGAGAAACAAACGGTATCCTGTTACCTCGATTTGTATTTGAAAAAGTGCTTAAGGATTCGCGTAACGTGATCACAGGTGCACCTTTTAGCGATTTTGGCGATAAGAGTACACTTGCAGCAGATTTTGATGAAAAAATAAATAAGCTTGATCTAGACGCTCAACGAAAAGAGGAATTAAAAGCCATGGCAGATGAGGCCTTACTCCAATATGTGATGCCGGCATATGAAAACTTAATCACGTTTCTTACAGATCAACAGCAGCGGGCCACTGGAGAAGATGGAGCGTGGAAATTTCCTAAAGGAGCAGAGTTTTATCAACATGCTTTGAATAGAACCACCACCACAAGTATGACGGCTGACGAGATCCATGAATTAGGTCTTAAAGAAGTAGAGCGCATTCACAATGAGATGCGTGAGATCATGAAACAAGTCAAATTTGAAGGAACCCTTCAAGATTTCTTCAAATTCATGCGTGATGATGACCAATTCTATTATCCAGACACAGATGCAGGCAAGAAACGGTATTTGAGTGAGGCCAAGACTAAGATCAATGCCATGAAGGCAAAACTTCCAGAATTATTCCACACGCTTCCTGAAGCTGACATTATTGTGAAAGCTGTGGAGCCTTTTCGTGAGTCTAGCGCTGGCAAAGCATTTTATCAGCAACCTGCTACTGACGGCAGCCGTCCTGGAACTTACTATGCTAATTTATATGATATGAAAGCCATGCCTACCTATCAGATGGATGCGTTAGCCTATCATGAAGGTATTCCTGGACACCATATGCAAATTGCCATCGCACAGGAGCTGGATAGTATTCCAGAATTTAGAAAGCATTCCTTTTACACGGCTTATGTAGAAGGTTGGGGACTTTACTCAGAGTTGATCCCGAAGGAAATAGGTTTTTATAAAGACCCATACAGTGATTTTGGAAGACTAGCCATGGAATTATGGCGTGCCTGCCGCCTTGTGGTGGATACCGGCATACATTCCAAAAAATGGAGTAGAGAAGAAGGTATTGAATATTATATGGCAAATACACCTAATGCTGAAAGTGATGCCATTAAAATGGTAGAACGCCATATAATAATGCCATCCCAAGCGACTGCGTATAAAGTAGGTATGAATAAGATCCTGCAACTGCGAGCCAAAGCTCTAGATGCACTAGGTGAAGATTTTGATATCAAAGATTTCCACGATGTGGTACTCACTAATGGCTCTTTACCGTTAAGTATATTAGAGGAGCTGGTTGATGAATATATTGAGAACACCAAGTAA
- a CDS encoding nucleotide sugar dehydrogenase, which produces MNIKNICCIGAGYVGGPTMSVIAAKCPDIKVNVVDLNKQRIAAWNETDLDKLPIYEPGLSAIVAQARGRNLFFSTDVDQAILDADMIFISVNTPTKTYGIGKGMAADLKYIELCARQIAAVAKTDKIIVEKSTLPVRTAEALKSILSSTGNGVNFQVLSNPEFLAEGTAVQDLLEPDRVLIGGERTEEGEVAMQALHDVFHNWIPSERILLTNVWSSELSKLTANAFLAQRVSSINSLSALCEATEADVDEVARAIGQDSRIGPKFLKSSVGFGGSCFQKDILNLVYLCQTYGLQEVADYWHQVIKMNDYQKRRFAQKIISTLYNTVNGKKIVLLGWAFKKDTNDTRESAAIYVADYLLSEMAELVVYDPKVTAEQIYADLDYLNTRSESENRNLVTVANNYDELFDDAHAVAVMTEWDEFKEIDWEHVFDRMLKPAFIFDGRAILDMPALENIGFRGFAIGKG; this is translated from the coding sequence ATGAACATTAAAAACATCTGCTGTATAGGAGCTGGGTACGTAGGAGGACCTACCATGTCGGTTATCGCAGCAAAATGTCCTGATATTAAAGTCAACGTCGTTGATTTAAATAAGCAGCGTATTGCCGCATGGAACGAGACTGATTTAGACAAGTTACCCATTTACGAGCCCGGACTTTCAGCGATCGTTGCCCAAGCTAGAGGTCGCAATCTATTTTTCAGCACTGATGTTGATCAAGCGATTTTAGATGCTGATATGATTTTCATTTCGGTGAATACGCCCACGAAGACCTATGGTATAGGGAAAGGAATGGCGGCTGACCTAAAATATATCGAGCTTTGCGCTAGACAGATAGCAGCCGTAGCCAAGACGGACAAGATTATCGTGGAAAAATCCACATTACCTGTTCGAACGGCAGAGGCTCTAAAATCTATCCTTTCCAGTACTGGAAATGGAGTAAACTTTCAAGTCTTATCCAACCCAGAATTTCTTGCAGAAGGTACCGCCGTACAAGATCTATTAGAGCCCGATAGAGTTTTAATAGGTGGTGAGCGAACTGAGGAAGGTGAGGTTGCTATGCAAGCCTTGCACGACGTATTTCATAATTGGATTCCAAGCGAGCGTATCCTATTGACTAATGTATGGTCCTCAGAGCTTTCTAAACTTACCGCAAACGCCTTTCTGGCGCAACGCGTATCAAGTATCAATAGTCTGAGCGCTCTATGTGAGGCTACGGAAGCTGATGTGGATGAAGTCGCACGTGCCATAGGGCAAGATTCTAGAATAGGTCCTAAGTTTCTAAAGTCAAGTGTAGGTTTTGGAGGCTCCTGTTTCCAAAAGGATATTTTAAATCTGGTCTATTTATGTCAAACGTATGGCTTGCAAGAAGTAGCTGACTATTGGCATCAGGTCATTAAAATGAATGACTATCAAAAACGACGCTTTGCTCAAAAGATCATCAGCACTTTATATAATACGGTCAACGGTAAGAAGATTGTGCTTTTAGGCTGGGCTTTTAAAAAGGACACCAACGACACTAGAGAATCAGCTGCCATATATGTAGCCGATTATCTTTTGAGCGAGATGGCAGAGCTAGTTGTATATGATCCTAAAGTAACCGCAGAACAGATCTATGCAGATCTCGATTACCTGAATACAAGAAGTGAATCTGAAAACAGAAACTTAGTTACCGTGGCTAACAACTATGATGAATTGTTTGATGATGCACATGCCGTGGCAGTCATGACCGAATGGGATGAATTCAAGGAGATTGATTGGGAGCATGTATTTGACCGAATGTTAAAACCCGCATTTATATTTGATGGTAGAGCTATTCTGGATATGCCAGCTTTGGAGAATATAGGTTTTAGAGGTTTTGCCATAGGTAAAGGGTGA
- the gmd gene encoding GDP-mannose 4,6-dehydratase encodes MKVALITGVTGQDGAYLSEFLLKKGYTVHGLKRRSSLLNTDRIDHLYEDPHVEHQRFILHYGDMTDSTNLTRLIQSIMPDEIYNLAAMSHVQVSFEMPEYTSNADGLGTLRILEAVRLLGLEKKTRIYQASTSELYGKVQEVPQSETTPFYPRSPYAVAKMYAYWITVNYREAYGIYACNGILFNHESPIRGETFVTRKITRAAARIALGLQDKFYIGNLDAQRDWGHAKDYVRMMWMILQADEPEDWVIATGTTTTVRDFIRMAFKEVGMELEFKGTGVHEKAYITSCSHPDYQLEKGHEILSVDPKYFRPTEVELLIGDATKAKEKLGWECEYQLPELVKDMMKGDLKLMRKDQFLKDNGYDTLNYFE; translated from the coding sequence ATGAAAGTAGCTTTAATTACAGGAGTCACAGGTCAAGATGGAGCCTATTTGAGTGAGTTTTTACTTAAAAAAGGATATACCGTTCATGGATTGAAAAGACGCTCCTCCTTATTAAATACCGATCGAATTGATCATTTATATGAAGATCCCCATGTAGAGCACCAGCGCTTTATACTCCATTATGGAGATATGACCGACAGTACCAATCTTACCCGATTAATTCAAAGCATCATGCCAGACGAGATCTATAATCTGGCAGCCATGAGTCATGTCCAGGTCTCTTTTGAAATGCCGGAATACACCAGTAATGCTGATGGGCTAGGGACCTTACGAATCCTGGAGGCCGTAAGATTGCTGGGATTGGAAAAGAAAACCAGGATTTATCAAGCCTCAACTTCAGAGCTATATGGGAAGGTACAAGAGGTACCTCAATCTGAGACCACACCTTTTTATCCTAGATCACCTTATGCGGTCGCCAAAATGTATGCCTATTGGATTACGGTCAATTATAGGGAAGCTTATGGCATTTATGCCTGCAATGGTATTCTGTTTAACCACGAGTCCCCTATACGAGGTGAGACCTTTGTAACCCGCAAGATTACCCGTGCCGCCGCCAGAATCGCTTTGGGTCTTCAAGATAAATTCTACATAGGTAACCTTGACGCACAACGCGATTGGGGACATGCCAAGGATTATGTACGCATGATGTGGATGATTTTGCAAGCCGATGAGCCAGAAGATTGGGTGATCGCTACTGGAACCACCACAACAGTTCGGGATTTTATACGTATGGCGTTTAAGGAAGTAGGAATGGAGTTGGAGTTTAAGGGCACTGGCGTTCATGAAAAGGCCTATATCACATCATGCTCACATCCTGATTATCAGCTAGAGAAAGGTCATGAGATTCTATCGGTAGATCCAAAATACTTCAGGCCTACAGAGGTGGAATTATTAATAGGAGATGCTACCAAAGCCAAAGAAAAATTAGGCTGGGAATGTGAGTACCAGTTGCCTGAATTGGTTAAGGACATGATGAAAGGTGATTTGAAACTTATGCGAAAAGATCAATTCCTCAAGGATAATGGCTATGACACGTTGAACTATTTTGAGTAA
- a CDS encoding GDP-L-fucose synthase family protein: MKKDSRIYIAGHRGLVGSAITNHLEEHGFSNLIARTSSELDLRDTRAVAVFFEEEQPEYVFLAAAKVGGIVANNTYRADFIHDNLMIQNNVIHQSYVHGVKKLLFLGSTCIYPKECPQPMKEEYLLTGPLEYTNEPYAIAKIAGIKMCESYNLQYGTDFISVMPTNLYGPNDNFDLEKSHVLPALLRKIHLGKALEQGDWKTIQRDLDRLPIEGVTGQSPQEDQLKMLHKYGVLLSDHGVQVEIWGTGAPMREFLWSQDMADACVFVMQKVDFKNLAEENVDVRNTHLNIGTGQDISIKDLALLIKKEVGFQGEFFFREDKPDGTLKKLTDVSKLKDLGWRYNVNLENGVKRMYEWYKE, from the coding sequence ATGAAAAAAGATTCAAGGATTTATATTGCCGGTCATCGTGGCTTGGTTGGAAGTGCGATCACGAATCATTTAGAAGAACATGGTTTCTCCAACTTGATCGCAAGAACTTCCAGTGAATTGGATTTGCGAGATACTAGAGCTGTTGCGGTTTTTTTTGAAGAGGAACAGCCCGAATATGTTTTTCTGGCTGCTGCCAAAGTAGGCGGAATTGTGGCTAACAATACCTATCGTGCCGATTTTATTCACGACAACTTGATGATACAGAACAACGTTATTCATCAAAGTTACGTGCATGGTGTCAAGAAATTACTGTTTTTGGGAAGCACCTGTATCTACCCCAAAGAGTGTCCACAGCCCATGAAAGAAGAATACCTATTGACTGGACCGCTGGAGTACACCAATGAACCTTATGCCATCGCTAAAATTGCTGGTATCAAGATGTGCGAGAGCTATAACTTACAGTACGGCACTGATTTTATCTCGGTGATGCCCACTAATTTATATGGCCCTAACGATAATTTTGATTTAGAGAAATCCCATGTGCTGCCTGCCTTATTGAGGAAGATTCATTTAGGTAAGGCGCTTGAACAAGGAGATTGGAAGACTATCCAGCGAGATTTGGATCGACTGCCTATAGAAGGTGTGACTGGTCAATCCCCTCAAGAAGATCAACTCAAGATGCTGCATAAATATGGGGTGTTGCTGTCCGACCATGGAGTTCAAGTAGAGATCTGGGGTACAGGTGCGCCCATGAGAGAATTTCTATGGAGCCAGGATATGGCTGATGCTTGTGTGTTTGTGATGCAAAAGGTGGATTTCAAAAATTTGGCAGAAGAAAATGTAGATGTGCGGAACACCCATTTGAACATAGGTACAGGTCAAGATATTAGTATCAAAGATTTGGCGCTTCTTATCAAAAAGGAGGTGGGTTTTCAAGGTGAGTTCTTTTTCAGAGAAGACAAGCCTGACGGCACTTTAAAGAAATTGACTGATGTATCTAAACTAAAAGACTTGGGTTGGAGGTACAACGTAAACCTAGAGAACGGCGTTAAAAGGATGTATGAGTGGTATAAAGAATAA
- a CDS encoding SDR family oxidoreductase, with protein sequence MKILITGVAGFIGSNLAEYFLEKGEEVVGLDNFATGHFHNIGPLQKMDGFSFIEGDIRNLDTCHQAVKGCDYVLHQAALGSVPRSIKDPITSNEVNVGGFLNMLVACKDAGVKKMVYAASSSTYGDSAALPKVEDVIGKPLSPYAITKYVNELYADVFYKTYGFNAVGLRYFNVFGRKQDPNGAYAAVIPLFTKNLMNKQSPNINGDGTYSRDFTYIDNVIQANEKAMLSKHPDAKNTVFNVAYGDRTDLNLLVDLLRDSLSKLDPEIAKVKTTYGPNRVGDIPHSLASIDKARTIIGYDPQFNIQQGINEAVKWYWNNL encoded by the coding sequence TTGAAAATATTAATAACAGGCGTCGCTGGATTTATAGGAAGTAATCTTGCCGAGTACTTTTTAGAAAAAGGCGAGGAGGTCGTTGGTCTGGATAATTTTGCGACTGGGCATTTTCACAATATTGGGCCTTTGCAAAAAATGGATGGATTCTCTTTTATAGAAGGGGATATTCGAAATCTGGATACGTGTCATCAAGCCGTCAAGGGTTGCGATTATGTGTTGCATCAAGCGGCGCTAGGCAGTGTTCCTAGATCCATTAAGGATCCGATCACCTCAAATGAGGTAAACGTTGGTGGTTTCCTAAATATGTTGGTTGCTTGCAAGGATGCCGGAGTTAAGAAAATGGTCTATGCCGCGAGTAGTTCTACGTATGGAGACTCTGCTGCTTTACCTAAAGTTGAAGACGTCATAGGAAAGCCTTTATCTCCTTACGCGATCACCAAATATGTGAATGAACTGTATGCCGATGTTTTTTATAAAACCTACGGTTTTAATGCGGTAGGTTTACGATACTTCAATGTTTTTGGCCGCAAGCAAGATCCCAATGGAGCCTATGCTGCTGTCATACCTTTGTTTACCAAGAATTTAATGAACAAGCAATCGCCTAATATCAATGGCGATGGTACATACTCGCGAGACTTTACCTATATCGATAACGTGATTCAGGCGAACGAGAAGGCGATGCTCTCCAAACATCCTGATGCTAAGAATACGGTTTTTAATGTAGCCTATGGGGATCGTACCGACCTTAATTTGTTGGTGGATTTACTTCGAGACAGTTTGTCAAAACTTGATCCAGAAATTGCAAAGGTCAAAACTACTTATGGGCCTAATAGAGTTGGTGACATCCCACATTCCCTTGCATCCATTGATAAGGCTCGAACCATTATAGGTTACGATCCACAATTTAATATACAGCAGGGAATTAATGAAGCTGTCAAATGGTATTGGAATAATCTTTAA
- a CDS encoding OmpA family protein: protein MKKLLFSVLLMSGAAAMAQDTMMDDDRTADREVIPYNQWSIDFGVGVHKPVRPVAGGYFTNTPSFGQADLGVRYMINDKFGLSLEGGYGRFENDDDSNAFETQLYRVSLEGVVNAGNFLGFKEWTNRFGLLVHGGMGVTGLKYQEPLDIEDMDQMLNFTVGVTPQLRLSDRIALFGDLSIFGHVRQDRTFDGTQPQVLRGFDGFLVNASVGASFYLGGNEVHADWYDNSVDTRLDNLEDRVAILETNNADDDQDGVPNYLDRDNTTESGVRVDTKGRALDLNKNGIPDDMESALDARYAMKGATNGTDGNADGMIEKLINDGYVNVYFEFNSTKPTQYSLSSINFLATYMKDNPSASATLTGYADELGSDEYNQDLSERRAKMVNDILVATGVDAGRLSYEGNGEDASVEKSSSPARQLVRRVKFQVNN from the coding sequence ATGAAGAAATTATTATTTTCAGTTTTATTAATGAGTGGTGCAGCCGCGATGGCTCAAGACACAATGATGGACGATGATCGCACGGCAGATCGCGAAGTTATCCCTTACAACCAGTGGTCGATTGACTTTGGTGTAGGTGTACACAAACCAGTACGCCCAGTGGCTGGTGGTTATTTTACAAACACTCCATCTTTTGGTCAAGCAGATCTTGGGGTACGTTACATGATTAACGACAAGTTTGGTCTTAGTTTAGAAGGAGGTTATGGCCGTTTTGAAAACGATGACGATAGCAATGCTTTTGAAACACAACTGTACCGTGTATCCCTTGAAGGTGTCGTGAACGCAGGAAACTTCTTAGGTTTTAAAGAATGGACCAACAGATTTGGTTTATTAGTTCATGGAGGTATGGGTGTAACAGGCTTAAAATATCAGGAGCCTTTAGATATTGAAGACATGGACCAAATGTTAAATTTTACAGTAGGAGTAACTCCACAGTTACGTTTATCTGATAGAATTGCTCTTTTTGGTGATCTTTCAATTTTCGGTCATGTAAGACAAGACAGAACTTTTGATGGTACACAACCACAAGTTCTTAGAGGATTTGACGGATTCTTAGTAAATGCTTCGGTGGGTGCTTCTTTTTACCTAGGTGGTAATGAAGTGCATGCAGACTGGTATGACAACAGTGTTGACACTAGATTAGATAATCTTGAAGATAGAGTAGCAATTCTTGAAACGAACAATGCTGACGATGATCAAGATGGCGTGCCAAATTATTTAGACCGCGACAACACTACAGAAAGTGGCGTACGTGTCGATACTAAAGGTCGTGCTCTAGATCTTAATAAGAATGGTATTCCAGATGATATGGAATCTGCTCTTGATGCAAGATATGCAATGAAAGGTGCTACCAATGGTACGGATGGTAATGCTGACGGAATGATTGAGAAATTAATCAACGATGGTTATGTAAACGTATATTTTGAGTTCAACAGTACTAAGCCAACTCAATATTCTTTATCTTCTATCAACTTCTTGGCAACGTACATGAAGGATAACCCAAGTGCTTCTGCAACCTTGACAGGTTATGCTGACGAACTAGGTTCTGATGAGTATAATCAAGACTTATCTGAGCGTAGAGCGAAAATGGTAAACGATATCTTAGTCGCAACTGGAGTTGATGCTGGCAGATTATCTTACGAAGGTAACGGTGAGGATGCTTCTGTTGAGAAGTCTAGCTCTCCTGCAAGACAATTGGTAAGAAGAGTGAAGTTCCAAGTGAACAACTAA